One genomic region from Stackebrandtia nassauensis DSM 44728 encodes:
- a CDS encoding aldo/keto reductase yields MKTLSFPNSKVPASNIVLGLMRIGTLTDEAIRALVGTARDTGITVFDHADIYGSERHQCEARFGEAMALTATERESMIIQSKVGIREGYFDFSTEHILRSVDETLAALRTDYLDVLLLHRPDTLVEPDEVAAAFDQLHQAGKVRDFGVSNHTPGQIELLKTAVRQPLIANQVQLSITHAPMIASGIAANMSGLDQSIDRDNGILDYSRLHGMTLQAWSPFQKGFFDGVFLGDRENYADLNDAIDELAAKYEVTPTGIAVAWITRHPANMQVVLGTTNPTRVADSAAGSDIPLTREEWYRLFRTAGHTVP; encoded by the coding sequence ATGAAAACGTTGTCCTTTCCCAACAGCAAGGTACCCGCCTCCAACATCGTCCTGGGACTGATGCGGATCGGCACGCTGACCGACGAGGCGATCCGCGCCCTCGTCGGCACCGCCCGGGACACCGGCATCACCGTGTTCGACCACGCCGACATCTACGGTTCCGAACGCCATCAGTGCGAGGCCCGGTTCGGCGAGGCGATGGCCCTCACCGCGACCGAGCGCGAATCGATGATCATCCAGAGCAAGGTCGGCATCCGCGAGGGTTACTTCGACTTCTCGACCGAGCACATCCTGCGCTCGGTCGACGAGACCCTGGCGGCGCTGCGCACCGACTACCTCGACGTTCTGCTGCTGCACCGTCCCGACACGCTCGTCGAACCCGACGAGGTCGCCGCCGCCTTCGACCAGCTCCACCAGGCGGGCAAGGTGCGCGACTTCGGCGTCTCCAACCACACGCCCGGCCAGATCGAGCTGCTCAAGACCGCGGTGCGGCAGCCGCTCATCGCCAACCAGGTGCAGCTGAGCATCACCCACGCGCCGATGATCGCCTCGGGCATTGCCGCCAACATGTCCGGACTGGACCAGTCCATCGACCGCGACAACGGCATCCTCGACTACTCGCGACTGCACGGCATGACGCTGCAGGCGTGGTCGCCGTTCCAGAAGGGATTCTTCGACGGCGTCTTCCTCGGCGACCGCGAGAACTACGCCGACCTCAACGACGCCATCGACGAGCTGGCCGCGAAGTACGAGGTGACCCCGACCGGCATCGCCGTCGCCTGGATCACCCGTCACCCGGCGAACATGCAGGTGGTCCTGGGCACCACCAACCCGACCCGGGTCGCCGACTCCGCGGCGGGCTCGGACATCCCGCTCACCCGCGAGGAGTGGTACCGGCTGTTCCGCACCGCCGGGCACACCGTTCCCTAG
- a CDS encoding TipAS antibiotic-recognition domain-containing protein, whose protein sequence is MTSMVFLLSRAEQHDIFGDFLPHSYLDEAEAKWGDTASWAETAERVLEYGIVEWQEIRAEQEDWEVRCVRVITSGAAPDGAEAMDLMEEQRLMVEKWFHPCSHAHHVMLVTTLLDDASFRARYEGLTHTMPGFLRDAVKANAARAERE, encoded by the coding sequence ATGACTTCAATGGTCTTTCTGCTCAGCCGTGCCGAACAGCACGACATCTTCGGCGACTTCCTGCCGCACTCCTACCTCGACGAGGCCGAGGCGAAGTGGGGCGACACCGCCTCGTGGGCCGAGACCGCCGAGCGGGTGCTGGAGTACGGGATCGTCGAGTGGCAGGAGATCCGCGCCGAGCAGGAGGACTGGGAGGTGCGGTGCGTCCGGGTCATCACCAGCGGGGCCGCGCCGGACGGTGCCGAGGCCATGGACCTGATGGAGGAACAGCGGCTCATGGTGGAGAAGTGGTTCCACCCGTGCTCGCACGCGCATCACGTCATGCTGGTGACGACCCTGTTGGACGACGCGAGTTTCAGGGCTCGCTACGAGGGGCTGACCCATACGATGCCGGGCTTCCTGCGCGACGCCGTCAAGGCCAATGCCGCGCGCGCCGAGAGAGAGTAG
- a CDS encoding TetR/AcrR family transcriptional regulator, whose amino-acid sequence MRGKNEKTEPTDPARRLGLLWGDRTHSARRGKHELNLAKIVAAGMALADESGVAALSMRKVAERLGVGTMSLYTYVPGKDDLIEVMVDTVYAEIAEAGLADNTAGAGAGAGAGAGAGAGAGAGAGAGAGAGAGAGAGAGAGAGAGAGAADGVEPGWRRRLGAVARDSFQAHVAHAWLLRLPTGRAVLGPGAAAKYERELAAIDGSGLSDVEMDEVVALIGGHVVSSAGRVVEAAESLRDSGMTEEQWWRAHAPLLAAFADRERFPTAARVGAAAGRDHGAAYAPDGGFAFGLARILDGVALLIDARGAGD is encoded by the coding sequence ATGAGAGGCAAGAACGAGAAGACCGAACCCACGGATCCGGCGCGGCGGCTGGGGCTGCTGTGGGGCGACCGGACGCATTCGGCGCGGCGCGGGAAACACGAGCTGAACCTGGCCAAGATCGTGGCGGCGGGGATGGCGCTGGCGGACGAGTCCGGAGTGGCGGCCCTGTCGATGCGCAAGGTGGCGGAGCGGCTGGGCGTGGGCACCATGTCGCTGTACACCTACGTGCCCGGCAAGGACGATCTGATCGAGGTCATGGTCGACACCGTCTACGCGGAGATAGCCGAAGCCGGACTGGCCGACAATACTGCTGGAGCTGGAGCTGGAGCTGGAGCTGGAGCTGGAGCTGGAGCTGGAGCTGGAGCTGGAGCTGGAGCTGGAGCTGGAGCTGGAGCTGGAGCTGGAGCTGGAGCTGGAGCTGGAGCTGGAGCTGGAGCTGGAGCGGCCGACGGGGTTGAGCCGGGGTGGCGGCGGCGGTTGGGGGCGGTGGCTCGGGACTCGTTTCAGGCTCACGTGGCGCACGCGTGGTTGCTGCGGTTGCCGACCGGGCGGGCGGTGCTGGGGCCGGGCGCGGCTGCCAAGTACGAGCGCGAGTTGGCCGCCATCGACGGGTCGGGGCTGTCGGACGTCGAGATGGACGAAGTGGTCGCGCTGATCGGCGGGCACGTCGTGTCGTCGGCGGGACGGGTCGTGGAGGCCGCCGAGTCGTTGCGCGACAGCGGTATGACCGAGGAGCAGTGGTGGCGGGCCCACGCGCCGCTGCTGGCCGCGTTCGCGGATCGGGAGCGGTTTCCGACCGCTGCCCGGGTGGGGGCCGCCGCGGGGCGGGACCACGGGGCGGCCTACGCGCCCGACGGGGGCTTCGCCTTCGGGCTCGCCCGGATCCTCGACGGGGTCGCGCTGCTGATCGACGCGCGCGGCGCCGGTGACTGA
- a CDS encoding MFS transporter, with translation MTTKNPRRWWILGALCLSLLVLTIDNMILTLAIPALMSDLGASPASVQWILDAYILVFAGALLTAGSMSDRFGRRRFLNIGLSILGVASLLAAFAEEPWQVVACRAVMGLGAAIAMPSTLSILINVFEDDERRKAMSIWGMVSMLGIVLGPAAGGLLLEHFGWASAFLINVPLAIIGIISAVILIPESKGPARPSDPVGAVLSVAGMAALVFALIQIPHEGWSNRVVAAAVAAVVILAVFVVWELKREYPMLPLGIFRSRDFTGASLACVLIVFTNGAVMLALTQYLQLVLGFSPMTSALAFAPMAVVVGIVNPLAATVGKHISNKTLTVVGLLVIAGSFVILSMTGPEDGYGWLILGLVTVGVGTGLTTPAVYATLTSAIPPEHAGVGSAVNDTIQQGGMALGVAALGSVLSSAYTDALPSDVPEAARGSLTDALALAERTGATDLVRVARDAFLESQSTVFTVAAAMSVLGAVFALIVLRRKTSGPVEEASAEAELETSQV, from the coding sequence ATGACAACCAAGAACCCGCGCCGATGGTGGATCCTCGGCGCCCTGTGCCTGAGCCTGCTCGTGCTGACCATCGACAACATGATCCTGACGCTCGCGATCCCGGCCCTGATGAGTGATCTGGGGGCCAGCCCCGCGTCGGTCCAGTGGATCCTCGACGCCTACATCCTGGTGTTCGCCGGTGCCCTGCTGACCGCCGGAAGCATGTCCGACCGCTTCGGCAGGCGAAGGTTCCTCAACATCGGGTTGAGCATCCTGGGGGTGGCGTCACTGTTGGCGGCCTTCGCCGAGGAACCGTGGCAGGTCGTGGCCTGCCGCGCCGTGATGGGTCTCGGCGCCGCGATCGCGATGCCCAGCACCCTGTCGATCCTGATCAACGTCTTCGAAGACGACGAACGCCGCAAGGCCATGTCGATCTGGGGCATGGTCTCCATGCTCGGCATCGTGCTCGGCCCGGCCGCGGGCGGTTTGCTGCTGGAGCACTTCGGCTGGGCCTCGGCCTTCCTCATCAACGTGCCGCTGGCCATCATCGGCATCATCTCCGCCGTGATCCTGATCCCCGAGTCCAAGGGCCCGGCCCGCCCGTCCGACCCGGTCGGCGCGGTGCTGTCGGTGGCCGGCATGGCCGCGCTGGTGTTCGCGCTCATCCAGATCCCGCACGAGGGCTGGTCGAACCGCGTCGTGGCCGCCGCCGTCGCCGCCGTGGTCATCCTGGCCGTCTTCGTCGTGTGGGAACTGAAGCGCGAGTACCCGATGCTGCCGCTGGGGATCTTCCGCAGCCGCGACTTCACCGGCGCCAGCCTGGCCTGCGTGCTGATCGTGTTCACCAACGGCGCAGTGATGCTGGCGCTGACGCAGTACCTGCAACTGGTGCTGGGCTTCAGCCCGATGACCTCGGCGCTGGCCTTCGCGCCGATGGCCGTGGTCGTGGGCATCGTCAACCCGTTGGCCGCCACCGTCGGCAAGCACATCAGCAACAAGACCCTGACCGTGGTCGGGCTGCTGGTGATCGCCGGATCCTTCGTGATCCTGTCGATGACCGGGCCCGAGGACGGTTACGGCTGGCTGATCCTGGGCCTGGTCACGGTCGGTGTCGGCACCGGTCTGACCACCCCGGCGGTGTACGCCACCCTCACCAGCGCCATCCCGCCGGAGCACGCCGGGGTCGGCTCGGCCGTCAACGACACCATCCAGCAGGGCGGCATGGCCCTGGGCGTCGCGGCGCTGGGCAGCGTGCTGTCCTCGGCCTACACCGACGCGCTGCCGTCCGATGTGCCCGAAGCCGCCCGGGGTTCGCTGACCGACGCGCTGGCACTGGCCGAGCGGACCGGCGCGACCGACCTGGTCCGCGTCGCCCGGGACGCGTTCCTGGAAAGCCAGTCCACCGTGTTCACCGTCGCGGCCGCGATGTCGGTCCTGGGTGCGGTGTTCGCGCTGATCGTGTTGCGCCGCAAGACTTCCGGTCCCGTGGAGGAGGCAAGCGCCGAAGCGGAACTGGAGACCTCACAGGTGTGA
- a CDS encoding BTAD domain-containing putative transcriptional regulator: protein MRIELLGPVRAYTQDDTPVPLGGLRLRMLLARLALVPGSTVTASTLIDELWGADAPAQAGNALQALVSRLRKAFGDVGSVASVASGYRLSATEPDVDTHRFEELAVRGRRELADGRAGQAAAVLSAALELWRGEALADVRDAPFARPVVVRLDELRAAAVEDHAEAMLRLGRHAEVLADLETATTEHPLRERLAALRMRALHAAGRQAEALAVYESIRGELAERLGVDPDEVLRQAHLAVLRGETDRPRPPEPVSGRLPLRLTSFVGRDDELKRLAEQLSTSRLVTVVGPGGCGKTRLAVEAVSRHRLHETGRVWFAPLAGVGSGEDVADSVLGNLDARGADPASALRPGRSADPLDRIVDLLAGDEALLVLDNCEHLVAACAVFAHRLLDRLPRLTILATSREPLGITGEALCPLGPLETPDDATGLDAADTAAVRLFTDRAAAVRPGFAATASNLELIVEICRRLDGLPLAVELAAARLRALSLEQIAKRLDDRFRLLTSGSRTALPRQRTLQAVIEWSWDLLSDAEQTLARRLSLFAGGAGLAGLEAVCGNDQAGDPVYVVGSLIEKSIVEAIGGDEPRYRMLESVRSFAAERLDAAGERAAVAERFRRYFLTLAEETGPRLHGREQLAAVAVFDTEYDNLVAALRSAIDASDADTAQRLLSAVIYHWTVFGKVARLYDFTDQVLGFGDELPADARAAFSLLRLLNEDAETTVETIRAVEGDRMRQTLDECVRTDALRRYPLLMLIALPVASFRGYDDLWESELARGARHPDTWVRAGAAWVETFIRADRGDWAAASRARDVALRGFSDVGDWLGQSMLLVSTAQAAAIEGRHAEALDLYERAIAVDVELAWDTEIYHRTMLAAELLRGGDAEAAGLELDEALRRARLGGHRQAEIPILVGYADLHRHNRDFGRADNTMAELAALTKRLSLPDESAEALGALPRMSIRLSAGDTRGARRLFPGALAAATGMLELPSAAELLARLLAAEDAPLAAARALGWSQAIRGAFDRGNPELASLTDRLRDRLGDNAFQSAFDEASATPRAEAFTRLTEAAG from the coding sequence GTGCGGATAGAACTGCTCGGTCCGGTCCGGGCGTATACACAGGACGACACCCCGGTACCGCTGGGCGGCCTCCGGCTGCGGATGCTGCTGGCGCGGCTCGCGCTGGTGCCCGGCAGCACCGTCACCGCCTCGACGCTCATCGACGAGCTGTGGGGCGCCGACGCCCCCGCGCAGGCGGGCAACGCGTTGCAGGCGTTGGTCTCGCGGCTGCGCAAGGCGTTCGGGGACGTCGGCTCGGTGGCCTCGGTCGCCAGCGGGTACCGGCTGTCGGCCACCGAGCCGGACGTCGACACGCACCGGTTCGAGGAGCTGGCCGTCCGGGGGCGGCGGGAGCTGGCGGACGGACGGGCCGGACAGGCCGCCGCCGTGCTGTCGGCCGCGCTGGAGCTGTGGCGCGGCGAGGCACTGGCCGACGTGCGCGACGCCCCGTTCGCGCGGCCCGTGGTGGTGCGGCTGGACGAGCTGCGGGCCGCCGCCGTGGAGGATCACGCCGAGGCGATGCTGCGGCTGGGACGGCACGCCGAGGTGCTGGCCGACCTGGAGACCGCCACCACCGAGCATCCGCTGCGGGAACGCTTGGCGGCCTTGCGCATGCGGGCGCTGCACGCCGCCGGACGGCAGGCCGAGGCCCTGGCGGTCTACGAGTCGATCCGCGGCGAACTGGCCGAACGGCTGGGCGTCGACCCGGACGAGGTGCTGCGGCAGGCTCACCTGGCGGTGTTGCGCGGCGAGACCGACCGGCCCCGGCCGCCCGAGCCGGTGTCGGGTCGGCTTCCGTTGCGGCTGACCAGTTTCGTCGGCCGCGACGACGAACTCAAACGGCTCGCCGAGCAGCTGTCGACCTCGCGGCTGGTCACCGTCGTGGGCCCGGGCGGTTGTGGCAAGACCAGACTCGCCGTCGAGGCCGTGAGCCGCCACCGGCTCCACGAGACCGGGCGGGTGTGGTTCGCGCCGCTGGCGGGGGTCGGCTCGGGCGAGGACGTCGCCGACTCGGTACTGGGCAATCTGGACGCTCGGGGCGCCGACCCGGCGTCGGCGCTGCGGCCGGGCCGCTCGGCCGACCCGCTCGACCGGATCGTCGACCTGCTGGCCGGTGACGAGGCGCTGCTGGTCCTCGACAACTGCGAGCACCTGGTGGCCGCGTGTGCCGTGTTCGCGCATCGGCTGCTGGACCGGTTGCCACGCTTGACGATCCTGGCCACCAGCCGGGAACCGCTCGGCATCACCGGGGAAGCACTGTGCCCGCTTGGTCCACTGGAGACGCCGGACGACGCGACCGGTCTCGACGCCGCCGACACCGCCGCGGTACGGCTGTTCACCGACCGGGCCGCCGCGGTGCGCCCCGGCTTCGCCGCCACGGCGTCCAATCTGGAGCTGATCGTCGAGATCTGCCGTCGCCTCGACGGCCTGCCGCTGGCGGTGGAACTGGCCGCCGCCCGGCTGCGCGCCCTGAGCCTGGAACAGATCGCCAAGCGCCTCGACGACCGGTTCCGGCTGCTGACCTCCGGCAGCCGCACCGCGCTGCCCCGGCAACGCACCCTGCAGGCCGTCATCGAGTGGAGCTGGGATCTGCTGTCCGACGCCGAGCAGACCCTGGCCCGGCGGCTGTCGCTGTTCGCGGGCGGCGCCGGTCTGGCCGGGCTGGAGGCGGTGTGCGGCAACGACCAGGCCGGGGATCCGGTCTACGTCGTCGGTTCCCTGATCGAGAAATCCATAGTGGAAGCGATCGGCGGGGACGAGCCCCGCTACCGGATGCTGGAGAGCGTGCGCAGCTTCGCCGCCGAGCGGCTGGACGCGGCCGGGGAACGCGCCGCCGTCGCCGAACGCTTCCGGCGCTACTTCCTCACGCTGGCCGAGGAGACCGGCCCCCGGCTGCACGGCCGCGAGCAGCTCGCGGCGGTGGCCGTCTTCGACACCGAGTACGACAACCTGGTGGCGGCGCTGCGGTCGGCCATCGACGCGTCCGACGCCGACACGGCGCAGCGGTTGCTGTCGGCGGTGATCTACCACTGGACCGTCTTCGGCAAGGTGGCGCGACTGTACGACTTCACCGACCAGGTGCTCGGCTTCGGCGACGAACTGCCCGCCGACGCCCGGGCGGCGTTCAGCCTGCTGCGGCTACTCAACGAGGACGCCGAGACCACTGTGGAAACCATCCGGGCGGTCGAGGGCGACCGGATGCGGCAGACCCTCGACGAATGCGTCCGCACCGACGCGTTGCGCCGCTATCCGCTGCTGATGCTGATCGCGCTGCCGGTGGCGTCGTTTCGTGGCTACGACGACCTGTGGGAGAGCGAACTGGCCCGGGGGGCTCGGCATCCCGACACGTGGGTGCGGGCCGGGGCGGCCTGGGTGGAGACGTTCATCCGCGCCGACCGCGGCGACTGGGCCGCGGCGTCGCGCGCCAGAGACGTCGCGCTGCGAGGTTTCTCCGACGTGGGCGACTGGCTCGGTCAGTCCATGTTGCTGGTCAGCACCGCCCAGGCCGCCGCCATCGAGGGCAGGCACGCCGAGGCCCTCGACCTGTACGAGCGCGCCATCGCGGTCGACGTCGAGCTCGCCTGGGACACCGAGATCTACCACCGGACCATGCTGGCCGCCGAGCTGCTGCGCGGCGGCGACGCCGAGGCCGCAGGACTCGAACTCGACGAGGCACTGCGCCGCGCCCGACTGGGCGGCCACCGGCAGGCCGAGATCCCGATCCTGGTGGGCTACGCGGACCTGCACCGGCACAACCGCGACTTCGGACGGGCCGACAACACGATGGCGGAACTGGCCGCGCTGACGAAGCGGCTGTCCCTTCCGGACGAGTCGGCCGAGGCCCTCGGCGCGTTGCCCCGGATGTCGATCCGGCTCAGCGCGGGTGACACCCGCGGGGCCCGGCGGCTGTTCCCCGGGGCCCTGGCGGCGGCCACCGGGATGCTCGAACTCCCGTCGGCCGCCGAGTTGCTGGCCCGGCTGCTGGCCGCCGAGGACGCACCGCTGGCGGCGGCCCGGGCGCTGGGCTGGAGCCAGGCGATCCGGGGCGCGTTCGACCGGGGCAACCCCGAGCTGGCGAGCCTGACCGATCGGCTGCGGGATCGTCTGGGCGACAACGCGTTCCAGAGCGCCTTCGACGAGGCCTCGGCCACGCCCCGCGCCGAGGCCTTCACGAGGCTGACCGAGGCGGCGGGCTGA
- a CDS encoding NAD(P)/FAD-dependent oxidoreductase, producing MTGDVVIVGASAGGLTVAEVLRRKGFDGRIRLVGAEVHPPYDRPPLSKEILTGAWGPERALLRDDERLDALGAEFILGRHARHLDLTERTVKLDDGRTLGFGSLVIATGVTPRRLGCQRELAGVSTFRTLDDAMALRRELAGPEPGASPATAQTVAGGGGPASTGAGGGNPDASPATAQTDAGGSDPHAAAAGSGNPDAAGAGDGVSAPVEAWPSAHSGFGSAVARPTATATPAAQRAATGTTAARQAATGPPAARRVVIVGAGVLGCEIAAAARELGHEVTLVEPGPVPMERQLGLRVGGHVAAMHRDRGVKLRTGVNVTAFLGTERLSGVELSDGSVLAAELAVVTAGSVPATGWLANSGLGLVDGVECDEYGRAAPGVYAVGDVARWRHPVTGVSSRIETRTNASEQAMTVATNILGGNRCPTPVPYFWSDQYDTRIQLYGTVTPHSHIRVIDGAVDDGRFVALAETGDTVTAAIGWNNPRGTRTARARLTAVG from the coding sequence ATGACCGGCGACGTCGTCATCGTCGGGGCGTCGGCGGGCGGCCTCACCGTCGCGGAAGTGCTGCGGCGCAAGGGCTTCGACGGACGGATTCGGCTGGTCGGGGCGGAGGTACATCCGCCCTACGACCGGCCACCGCTGTCCAAAGAGATACTGACCGGAGCCTGGGGGCCCGAGCGCGCGCTGCTGCGCGACGACGAGCGGCTGGACGCTCTGGGCGCCGAGTTCATCCTGGGGCGTCACGCCCGGCACCTCGACCTCACCGAGCGCACCGTCAAGCTCGACGATGGACGAACGCTGGGCTTCGGCTCGCTGGTGATAGCGACCGGGGTGACGCCGCGTCGGCTCGGCTGCCAGCGCGAGTTGGCCGGGGTGTCCACTTTCCGCACGCTCGACGACGCGATGGCGCTGCGCCGCGAACTGGCGGGCCCGGAACCGGGCGCGTCGCCCGCGACGGCTCAAACCGTTGCGGGCGGCGGCGGTCCGGCCTCGACCGGGGCGGGAGGCGGCAACCCGGACGCGTCGCCCGCGACGGCTCAAACCGATGCGGGCGGCAGCGATCCGCACGCGGCCGCGGCGGGCAGCGGCAACCCGGACGCGGCCGGGGCAGGCGACGGCGTTTCGGCCCCGGTCGAGGCGTGGCCGTCGGCGCACAGCGGCTTCGGCTCGGCAGTCGCGCGGCCCACCGCCACCGCCACGCCCGCCGCGCAGCGGGCCGCGACCGGCACAACGGCTGCGCGGCAAGCCGCCACCGGCCCGCCCGCCGCACGGCGGGTCGTCATCGTCGGGGCGGGGGTGCTCGGCTGCGAGATCGCCGCCGCGGCCCGCGAACTGGGCCACGAGGTCACGCTCGTCGAACCCGGTCCGGTGCCGATGGAACGGCAGCTCGGACTCCGCGTCGGCGGCCATGTCGCGGCCATGCACCGCGACCGGGGCGTGAAGCTGCGCACCGGCGTCAACGTCACCGCCTTCCTCGGCACCGAGCGCCTCAGCGGCGTCGAACTGTCGGACGGTTCGGTGCTCGCCGCCGAGCTGGCGGTGGTCACGGCCGGATCCGTCCCGGCCACCGGCTGGCTGGCCAACAGCGGGCTGGGCCTGGTCGACGGCGTCGAGTGCGACGAGTACGGTCGCGCCGCGCCCGGCGTCTACGCGGTGGGCGACGTCGCCCGCTGGCGGCACCCCGTCACCGGCGTCTCGTCGCGCATCGAGACCCGCACCAACGCCAGCGAACAGGCGATGACCGTCGCCACCAACATCCTGGGAGGCAACCGTTGCCCCACACCGGTTCCGTACTTCTGGAGCGATCAGTACGACACCAGGATCCAGCTGTACGGCACCGTGACACCGCACTCGCACATCCGCGTCATCGACGGCGCCGTCGATGACGGCCGCTTCGTCGCGCTGGCCGAGACCGGCGACACGGTCACCGCCGCGATCGGCTGGAACAACCCGCGCGGCACCCGCACCGCCCGCGCGCGTCTGACCGCCGTCGGCTAG
- a CDS encoding ferredoxin, which yields MRISVDTERCVAAGTCVLAAAEVFDQRDEDGIVVLLDESPPERLRAEVEDAVTVCPAAAITLREEE from the coding sequence ATGCGGATCTCTGTGGACACCGAGCGCTGCGTGGCGGCGGGAACCTGTGTACTGGCGGCCGCCGAGGTGTTCGACCAGCGCGACGAGGACGGCATCGTGGTCCTGTTGGACGAGTCGCCGCCGGAGCGGCTGCGCGCCGAGGTCGAGGACGCGGTCACGGTCTGCCCGGCCGCGGCCATCACGCTGCGGGAGGAGGAATGA
- a CDS encoding cytochrome P450, with product MTHSPTVIPRFPGRRPQGRPLDPPTELAEIRERTPVARMNYPDGHLGWLVTGYHQARALLANPKISTRFELLHHFEHPIGPSPENKAPLGAFHLVDDPEHARFRKPLAGKFTVRRMNLLADQIRQFATERLDAMEHAGSPVDLVEAYAWPIPAHTICELLGVPYSDRAHFKRLAAAVSAPETTLEERYAAFGEMNEYMSTLVQEKKRNPTDDVLSELTTSDLNDEELTGVASFVLGAGLETTAKMLATGTMALLQNPEQLAAWRADPGLTDGAVEELMRYLTLTHTDVRAAVEDVEVDGHVIKTGKSVTISYLAANRDPAKFPDNPEALDLRRDASGHIGFSHGMHQCLGQQLARVEMRIGFPALLERFPTLRLDADPAGLPFVDENVYGVERLPVAWEG from the coding sequence ATGACGCACTCCCCGACCGTCATCCCGCGATTCCCCGGTCGACGTCCGCAGGGACGTCCCCTCGATCCGCCCACCGAACTCGCCGAGATCCGCGAGCGCACCCCGGTGGCGCGGATGAACTATCCGGACGGGCATCTGGGCTGGCTGGTCACCGGCTACCACCAGGCGCGCGCCCTGCTGGCGAATCCCAAGATCAGCACCAGGTTCGAGCTGCTCCACCATTTCGAGCACCCGATCGGTCCGTCGCCGGAGAACAAGGCGCCGCTGGGCGCGTTCCATCTCGTGGACGACCCCGAACACGCCCGGTTCCGCAAACCGCTGGCGGGCAAGTTCACCGTCCGGCGGATGAACCTGCTGGCCGACCAGATCCGCCAGTTCGCCACCGAACGCCTGGACGCGATGGAACACGCGGGTTCCCCGGTGGACCTGGTGGAGGCGTACGCGTGGCCGATTCCCGCGCACACGATCTGCGAACTGCTGGGCGTCCCCTACAGCGACCGCGCGCACTTCAAGCGCCTCGCCGCCGCCGTGTCGGCACCGGAGACGACGCTGGAGGAACGCTACGCCGCGTTCGGCGAGATGAACGAGTACATGTCCACACTGGTTCAGGAGAAGAAGCGCAACCCCACCGACGACGTGCTCAGCGAACTGACCACAAGCGACCTCAACGACGAGGAGCTGACGGGCGTCGCCAGCTTCGTCCTGGGCGCGGGGCTGGAGACCACGGCGAAGATGCTGGCCACGGGAACGATGGCGCTGCTGCAGAACCCCGAGCAGCTCGCGGCGTGGCGCGCCGACCCCGGGCTCACCGACGGTGCCGTCGAGGAACTGATGCGCTATCTGACCCTCACGCACACCGACGTCCGGGCCGCGGTCGAGGACGTCGAAGTCGACGGCCACGTCATCAAGACGGGCAAGAGCGTCACCATCTCCTACCTCGCCGCCAACCGCGACCCGGCGAAGTTCCCCGACAACCCCGAGGCGCTCGACCTGCGCCGCGACGCGAGCGGACACATCGGATTCAGTCACGGCATGCACCAGTGCCTGGGGCAGCAGCTGGCCCGCGTCGAGATGCGCATCGGCTTCCCGGCGCTGCTGGAGCGGTTCCCGACGCTGCGGCTGGACGCCGATCCGGCGGGGCTGCCGTTCGTGGACGAGAACGTGTACGGCGTTGAGCGACTGCCGGTCGCGTGGGAGGGCTGA
- a CDS encoding class I SAM-dependent methyltransferase: MNSFDERMRHNYAGRAEIFERTFGKLCAYPVPTVLDAVGVAAGTRLLDVGCGTGSVAAAARDRGAAVTAVDPEQSMVEIASRRVPEATVLAGELPRLPFEDDAFDAVVANFVLNHVGDPLAALGELRRVLRPHGRLGLTIWPQPPTPLHGLWPRVFEAAGVDANANVARLAADKDFERTEAGLAGLLADAKFVEVETRTVPWKHRVDPELWWSGPAAGLASFGQVLAAQTPETVARIKREYDRLSAEFRVATGELALPTAALLAVAVAP; this comes from the coding sequence ATGAACAGCTTCGACGAGCGGATGCGCCACAACTACGCGGGACGGGCGGAGATCTTCGAGCGGACCTTCGGCAAGCTGTGCGCGTACCCGGTGCCCACCGTCCTGGACGCGGTGGGCGTGGCGGCGGGGACGCGACTGCTGGACGTCGGCTGCGGCACCGGCAGTGTGGCGGCAGCGGCCCGGGACCGGGGCGCGGCGGTCACGGCCGTCGACCCCGAACAGTCCATGGTGGAAATCGCGAGCCGCCGGGTGCCGGAGGCGACGGTGCTGGCCGGTGAGCTGCCGCGACTGCCTTTCGAGGACGACGCGTTCGACGCGGTGGTGGCCAACTTCGTCCTCAACCATGTCGGCGATCCGTTGGCGGCACTGGGGGAGCTGCGCCGGGTGCTGCGCCCGCACGGGCGTCTCGGCCTGACGATCTGGCCGCAGCCGCCGACGCCGCTGCACGGCCTGTGGCCCCGGGTCTTCGAGGCCGCCGGGGTCGACGCGAACGCCAACGTCGCCCGGCTGGCCGCCGACAAGGACTTCGAACGCACCGAGGCGGGACTGGCGGGGCTGTTGGCGGACGCGAAGTTCGTCGAGGTCGAAACCCGTACGGTGCCGTGGAAACACCGGGTCGATCCCGAGCTGTGGTGGTCGGGACCGGCGGCCGGGCTGGCCAGCTTCGGGCAGGTCCTGGCGGCCCAGACGCCGGAGACCGTCGCGCGGATCAAACGGGAGTACGACCGGTTGTCGGCCGAATTCCGCGTCGCCACCGGCGAACTGGCGTTGCCGACCGCCGCCCTGCTGGCCGTCGCCGTCGCACCGTGA